From the genome of Streptomyces sp. V1I1, one region includes:
- the asnB gene encoding asparagine synthase (glutamine-hydrolyzing), with the protein MCGVAGIVSTSPPDPEQVRVMCRRITHRGPDGEGYHTDAHAALGMRRLAIIDVAGGGQPVYNEDRTVAAVFNGEIYNFMELREQLVARGHRFATDGDTEVLVHLYEEHGEDLVAQLRGMFAFAIWDMARHRLLLARDRVGKKPLYYRQSGTSLAFASELKALMADPAVSREVDPVALHHYLTYQYVPAPWSIYRGVSKLPPGHLLVWQDGEVSLRRYWRLDFTPRPVGCKQEAAEQARELLLDATRVRMVSERPLGAFLSGGIDSSTVVAAMARLSDRPVKTFCIGFDDQRYDERPYAASVARRYGTDHHEFVVAGSSALDVLPTVTRHFDEPFADSSALPSFFVAELSRRHVTVVLNGDGGDECFGGYRRYAYMNSAGRIRTPYRLNGVLNRLGSALAEGNTPLGLRRFGRGLQLLAETPQHRYASLMSYFTREGKHALYTGAMHEQVAHVDSYELITEVFDTSRADEDVNRLMDVDVNTYLPGDLLVKVDITTMAHSLEARSPFLDHHLLEWAAGLPGRWKVDGQVTKALLKSAMTPWLPPEVLNRPKAGFAVPLADWLRCELRPLAYDLLTDHTARARGLFRPEVVRRLLQDHVEGRDRSSRLWALLQFELWHRTCAEQGWGDTATAAAQPAQGPCG; encoded by the coding sequence ATGTGCGGTGTAGCTGGAATCGTGTCCACCAGCCCTCCCGATCCCGAACAGGTGCGCGTGATGTGCCGCCGCATCACCCATCGCGGGCCCGACGGAGAGGGCTACCACACCGACGCCCACGCGGCGCTGGGGATGCGGCGACTCGCCATCATCGATGTGGCCGGCGGAGGCCAGCCCGTCTACAACGAGGACCGCACCGTCGCGGCAGTCTTCAACGGAGAGATCTACAACTTCATGGAGCTGCGCGAGCAACTGGTCGCGCGCGGGCACCGATTCGCCACCGACGGCGACACCGAGGTACTCGTCCACCTGTACGAGGAACACGGCGAGGACCTGGTCGCGCAGTTGCGCGGCATGTTCGCCTTCGCGATCTGGGACATGGCACGGCACCGGCTGCTGCTCGCACGGGACCGGGTGGGCAAGAAGCCGCTGTATTACCGGCAGTCCGGGACCTCACTGGCGTTCGCGTCGGAGCTGAAGGCTCTGATGGCCGACCCAGCGGTGTCCCGTGAGGTGGACCCGGTGGCTCTGCATCACTACCTGACCTACCAATACGTGCCGGCTCCATGGTCGATCTACCGCGGAGTCAGCAAGCTGCCTCCCGGCCACCTGCTGGTCTGGCAGGACGGGGAGGTGAGCCTGCGGCGCTACTGGAGGCTGGATTTCACGCCCCGACCGGTGGGCTGCAAGCAGGAGGCGGCAGAACAGGCAAGGGAGTTGCTGCTGGATGCAACGCGGGTCCGGATGGTCAGCGAGCGTCCGCTGGGGGCATTTCTGTCCGGCGGCATCGACTCCTCCACGGTGGTGGCCGCCATGGCCCGGCTCAGCGATCGGCCAGTGAAGACGTTCTGCATCGGATTCGACGACCAGCGCTACGACGAGCGGCCCTACGCGGCGTCCGTGGCCCGCCGCTATGGAACCGACCATCATGAGTTCGTGGTGGCCGGTTCGTCCGCGCTGGACGTTCTGCCCACGGTGACCCGGCACTTCGACGAACCGTTCGCCGACTCCTCGGCCCTCCCCTCCTTCTTCGTGGCCGAACTGAGCCGTCGGCACGTGACGGTGGTGCTCAACGGCGACGGTGGGGACGAGTGCTTCGGAGGCTACCGGCGTTATGCGTACATGAATAGTGCGGGGCGGATCCGGACCCCGTACCGGCTGAACGGCGTGCTGAACCGACTCGGTTCGGCACTGGCTGAGGGCAATACCCCGCTCGGGCTGCGCAGGTTCGGACGGGGATTGCAACTGCTGGCTGAAACACCACAGCACCGCTACGCCAGCCTAATGTCCTACTTCACCCGGGAGGGCAAGCATGCTCTGTACACCGGGGCGATGCACGAGCAGGTGGCCCACGTCGACAGCTATGAGCTGATCACGGAGGTGTTTGACACCTCCCGTGCCGACGAGGACGTCAATCGGTTGATGGACGTCGACGTCAACACCTATTTGCCGGGCGACCTGCTCGTGAAGGTGGACATCACCACGATGGCTCACTCACTCGAGGCCCGCTCTCCGTTCCTGGACCACCATCTGTTGGAGTGGGCGGCTGGACTGCCCGGCCGGTGGAAGGTCGACGGACAGGTGACCAAGGCACTGTTGAAGAGCGCGATGACTCCGTGGCTGCCACCCGAGGTGCTCAACCGGCCCAAGGCCGGCTTCGCGGTGCCACTGGCGGACTGGCTGCGCTGCGAGTTGCGGCCTCTGGCCTACGATCTGCTGACTGACCACACCGCCCGCGCTCGCGGCCTGTTCCGGCCTGAGGTCGTGCGACGCCTGCTGCAGGACCATGTCGAGGGGCGCGATCGCTCCAGTCGGCTGTGGGCACTGCTGCAGTTCGAGCTCTGGCACCGCACATGCGCCGAGCAGGGGTGGGGGGACACCGCTACCGCCGCCGCCCAACCCGCCCAGGGGCCCTGTGGCTGA
- a CDS encoding low molecular weight phosphatase family protein, giving the protein MREPFRVLVVCTGNVHRSPLAERLLTFRLASAAGKFRVSSAGTVAVNGTPMDPVAASLLTEMGGEPTGAAARRLTAGLVSGAALVLGAATEHREAAVRLCPVHGLGRAFTLREFARLLHEDDAAGLTDSAERAEALTKGAAARRGVGGGGSWDDELADPYGASEQEARECAARITEAVERIAAAVLG; this is encoded by the coding sequence GTGCGTGAACCGTTCCGCGTGCTCGTCGTCTGCACCGGAAACGTGCATCGCTCGCCACTGGCAGAACGTCTGCTGACCTTCCGGCTGGCGTCGGCTGCAGGCAAGTTCCGGGTGTCGAGCGCGGGGACCGTCGCGGTGAACGGCACACCGATGGACCCGGTCGCCGCATCCCTGCTCACCGAGATGGGCGGGGAACCCACCGGAGCCGCCGCTCGAAGGCTCACCGCAGGCCTCGTGAGCGGCGCGGCACTGGTTCTGGGTGCCGCGACAGAGCACCGCGAGGCCGCGGTACGGCTCTGCCCGGTGCATGGGCTCGGACGCGCCTTCACGCTGCGGGAGTTCGCACGGCTGCTGCACGAGGACGACGCGGCGGGTCTGACCGACTCGGCAGAGAGGGCCGAGGCCCTGACCAAAGGGGCCGCCGCACGGAGAGGAGTGGGTGGAGGGGGATCGTGGGACGACGAACTGGCCGATCCGTACGGTGCGTCCGAGCAAGAGGCAAGGGAGTGCGCCGCCCGTATCACCGAAGCCGTGGAACGGATCGCGGCAGCAGTGCTGGGCTGA
- a CDS encoding lipopolysaccharide biosynthesis protein: MADTARQVLGMLGSRAACVVLSVFTSAVIARSLEPEGRGIYYMAVTVATTATMLGHLSGEQAQSALWTDVECREALAGNSVPLALMLGTLSGLAATALVAVIGPETLDLPGQYLVMVACLSVPLGIASNYTGNIALLRGRVRVANWSMLAGALAQCAAVAALSASERLSVVAALIVWVAAGSVPLLVFTAVGAASGRRRDLKLARTTVATGARYHLGPASVFLLLNADIYMLSAFAGAREVGIYSLAVGLAGYSRMLADVVSQVMLKRQFNASDTESADVTVRITRYTILLALASALALTLAAPVLVSAVYGAAYTDAVPLVMLLAPGVMALGASRLPSAYLLRLRRARLVVLPSVIALAVNIALNVLLIPVWGAAGCALASSLAYVLLAAFQTRLFARMTGIQARKLVPSAADLLALLTSARHCVPGKRAAASLTPDSRHLPAGRSPL; the protein is encoded by the coding sequence GTGGCTGACACCGCGCGGCAAGTGCTCGGCATGCTGGGCAGCCGGGCCGCGTGCGTGGTGCTGTCCGTGTTCACCAGCGCTGTCATCGCCCGGTCGCTGGAGCCGGAGGGCCGCGGGATCTACTACATGGCGGTCACGGTCGCCACGACCGCCACCATGCTGGGACACCTGTCCGGGGAACAGGCGCAGAGCGCGTTGTGGACGGACGTCGAGTGCCGGGAGGCGCTCGCCGGCAACAGTGTGCCGCTCGCCCTCATGCTCGGAACTCTCAGCGGTCTGGCCGCAACAGCCCTGGTGGCCGTGATCGGCCCCGAAACTCTGGACCTGCCGGGGCAGTACCTGGTGATGGTCGCCTGCCTGAGCGTTCCGCTCGGCATCGCGTCGAACTACACCGGCAACATCGCGCTGTTGCGGGGGCGAGTGCGTGTGGCGAACTGGTCGATGCTGGCCGGTGCGCTCGCCCAATGCGCCGCTGTGGCCGCACTGTCGGCAAGTGAGCGGTTGAGCGTCGTGGCGGCGCTGATCGTCTGGGTCGCCGCCGGGAGTGTCCCGCTGCTGGTGTTCACCGCCGTGGGGGCGGCCTCGGGGCGCCGCCGGGACCTGAAGCTGGCGCGCACCACGGTGGCGACTGGCGCCCGTTACCACCTTGGTCCCGCCTCGGTGTTCCTTCTACTGAACGCCGACATCTACATGCTCAGTGCGTTCGCCGGCGCGCGGGAGGTGGGCATCTACTCGCTGGCGGTCGGCCTGGCCGGGTACAGCCGCATGCTGGCGGATGTCGTCTCCCAGGTGATGCTCAAACGCCAGTTCAACGCAAGCGACACCGAATCCGCCGACGTCACCGTACGAATCACCCGTTACACGATCCTCCTGGCACTGGCCTCGGCGCTGGCCCTCACGCTGGCCGCCCCGGTGCTGGTTTCCGCCGTGTACGGCGCGGCGTACACCGATGCGGTGCCCCTCGTGATGCTGCTCGCTCCCGGCGTGATGGCTCTGGGGGCGAGCCGACTGCCGAGCGCCTACTTGCTGCGGTTGCGCCGCGCACGGCTGGTCGTCCTGCCGTCAGTGATCGCCCTGGCTGTCAACATCGCACTGAACGTGCTGCTGATTCCCGTGTGGGGCGCTGCCGGTTGTGCGCTTGCCTCCTCGCTGGCGTACGTACTGCTGGCCGCCTTTCAGACACGACTGTTCGCCAGGATGACGGGCATCCAGGCCCGGAAACTTGTCCCCTCCGCCGCAGATCTGCTCGCGCTGCTCACCTCCGCGCGTCACTGCGTTCCCGGCAAGCGCGCCGCGGCGTCTCTGACGCCGGATAGCCGCCACCTGCCAGCCGGACGGTCACCGCTGTGA
- a CDS encoding bifunctional 2-polyprenyl-6-hydroxyphenol methylase/3-demethylubiquinol 3-O-methyltransferase UbiG — MRDGIPRFVPEDNYGKSFGYQWNVHRLTQLDSYVGLPVSRDRLLRESGWTADELQGREVLECGSGAGRFTEVLCQTGAAVTSFDISNAVEANATSNGRFANLRLLQASIYDLPLVDESFDYLVCLGVIQHTPDVERAFKTIFRYLRPGGKFCIDVYAAIVAYPHLRQLLRPVTKRIPPCKLYSVVQSITPRLLPVSMRLSTVPRVGDYLTRLVPVANHRHLGLTDTETLRTWSILDTFDWLSPQFEWPQPRRRLERWCRDLRLSEFEIERIRGLYVVRGTK, encoded by the coding sequence GTGCGTGACGGGATCCCGCGGTTCGTTCCCGAGGACAACTACGGGAAATCGTTCGGGTATCAATGGAATGTGCATCGGCTTACCCAGCTTGACTCGTATGTGGGGCTCCCCGTATCCAGAGATCGTCTACTGCGGGAGAGCGGCTGGACCGCTGATGAACTTCAGGGCCGCGAAGTTCTTGAGTGCGGAAGCGGCGCCGGACGCTTCACCGAGGTGCTCTGCCAGACCGGGGCTGCCGTAACCTCCTTCGACATCTCCAACGCGGTGGAGGCCAACGCCACTTCCAATGGCCGATTCGCCAACCTGCGGCTGCTTCAGGCCAGCATTTACGACCTCCCCCTGGTGGATGAGTCGTTCGACTACCTCGTCTGCCTCGGGGTCATCCAGCACACGCCTGACGTCGAGCGGGCCTTTAAGACGATCTTCCGTTACCTGCGTCCCGGTGGAAAGTTCTGCATCGACGTATACGCGGCGATCGTCGCCTATCCGCATCTACGGCAACTGCTGCGGCCCGTCACCAAGCGAATTCCTCCATGCAAACTCTATAGCGTTGTCCAATCCATCACGCCACGACTACTGCCAGTTTCCATGCGCCTCAGCACAGTCCCACGGGTGGGCGACTATCTGACCCGGCTGGTTCCCGTGGCCAATCACCGCCACCTCGGGTTGACCGACACCGAAACCTTGCGGACCTGGTCGATCCTGGACACCTTCGACTGGCTCTCGCCTCAATTCGAGTGGCCCCAGCCGCGGCGCCGACTCGAGCGCTGGTGCAGGGACCTTCGCCTGAGCGAATTCGAGATCGAACGAATTCGCGGGCTCTATGTCGTCCGTGGAACGAAGTAG
- a CDS encoding LPXTG cell wall anchor domain-containing protein has product MPRRSRRRVAMAIATASLIAAVPLVVAEPAFAQYPPAPGVVIDDATVAPGDPINFTATGFQPAEQVVASLVPGAAAGAAAAAARSLRTSPSSVQPIAAATPKGDDCDDGGDGDTVVLGTFTADANGIVTGTVTIPESVPPGIYLFQLVGSTSGVTVSARVTVTGDASPPPGDCDGNGRPGDGDDDDDHGRPGDGDGDHGRPGDGDDDHGRPGDGDGDDDHGRPGSGNGDDDHSRPGHGNGSGHGNGSSGLADTGSSDAPVALLTAAGGLVLLGGASLVIARRRRTRTERG; this is encoded by the coding sequence ATGCCCAGACGTTCTAGACGGCGTGTCGCCATGGCCATCGCCACCGCAAGCCTGATTGCAGCTGTTCCGCTGGTGGTCGCCGAGCCGGCGTTCGCACAGTACCCGCCGGCTCCCGGTGTTGTGATCGACGACGCCACCGTGGCCCCCGGTGATCCGATCAACTTCACCGCTACTGGCTTCCAGCCGGCCGAGCAGGTTGTCGCCAGCCTCGTCCCCGGCGCCGCCGCTGGAGCCGCGGCTGCGGCCGCACGTTCACTGAGGACATCGCCCTCGTCCGTCCAGCCCATTGCGGCGGCCACACCGAAGGGCGATGACTGCGATGACGGAGGAGACGGGGACACCGTTGTGCTCGGCACCTTCACCGCCGACGCCAACGGCATTGTGACTGGAACGGTCACCATCCCCGAGAGCGTCCCACCGGGCATCTACCTCTTCCAGCTCGTCGGCAGTACATCCGGAGTTACGGTGTCCGCGCGGGTGACCGTGACCGGTGACGCGAGCCCACCGCCCGGGGACTGTGACGGGAACGGACGGCCCGGCGACGGCGACGACGACGACGACCACGGCCGGCCCGGCGACGGCGACGGCGACCATGGCCGCCCGGGTGACGGCGACGACGACCACGGCCGCCCGGGTGACGGCGACGGCGACGACGACCACGGCCGCCCCGGCAGCGGTAACGGCGACGACGACCACAGCCGCCCCGGCCACGGCAACGGATCCGGTCACGGCAATGGCTCCTCGGGGCTCGCGGACACCGGTTCCTCAGATGCACCGGTGGCGCTGCTCACCGCGGCAGGTGGTCTGGTGCTTCTCGGCGGCGCGTCACTGGTGATCGCCAGGCGCCGGCGCACTCGCACTGAACGCGGCTGA
- a CDS encoding sulfurtransferase yields MSAQNPLVPISPLSGPFSGPLVGNDWLAPRLGAPGLVVLDASVGAHRGAAHGVSPARRAWVRIPGARPFDIDGALSDHSSPLPHTMPGAGQFTEEMRSLGVDDADTVVVYDAAGIYSSARAWWMLRAMGFDRAAVLDGGLPAWAAAGQPLEGGDLVAAWPRGDFTARPRAGLVVGSGEVVAALADPASAVFDARSRERFSGAAPEPRPGLRGGHMPNALNLPFGETQHGGRMRPAPELRAAFSDLSGGREKMVFSCGSGVTACILALGAELAGYRELSVYDGSWSEWGLPSDLPVVTDEAESGGPLP; encoded by the coding sequence TTGAGCGCACAGAACCCGCTCGTCCCGATCAGCCCGCTCTCCGGCCCGTTCTCCGGCCCGCTGGTCGGCAATGACTGGCTCGCGCCCCGGCTGGGTGCGCCGGGGCTGGTGGTCCTCGACGCCTCCGTGGGCGCGCACCGCGGCGCGGCGCATGGGGTATCCCCTGCTCGAAGAGCTTGGGTAAGGATCCCGGGGGCACGGCCCTTCGACATCGACGGGGCGCTGTCCGACCATTCCAGCCCGCTGCCCCACACCATGCCCGGAGCCGGCCAATTCACGGAGGAGATGCGCTCCCTCGGCGTCGACGACGCCGACACCGTCGTCGTCTACGACGCCGCGGGAATCTATTCCAGCGCCCGGGCGTGGTGGATGCTGCGGGCGATGGGCTTCGACCGCGCCGCGGTGCTCGACGGTGGCCTGCCCGCCTGGGCCGCGGCCGGGCAGCCGCTGGAGGGCGGCGATCTCGTGGCCGCCTGGCCGCGCGGCGACTTCACCGCACGGCCACGCGCGGGGCTGGTCGTCGGGAGCGGCGAGGTGGTGGCGGCCCTGGCCGACCCGGCCTCGGCCGTCTTCGACGCCCGCTCCCGGGAACGGTTCTCCGGCGCGGCCCCCGAACCCCGCCCGGGGCTGCGCGGCGGCCACATGCCCAACGCGTTGAACCTGCCCTTCGGGGAGACCCAGCACGGGGGCCGGATGCGCCCCGCGCCGGAGCTGCGTGCCGCCTTCTCCGACCTCTCCGGGGGCCGGGAGAAGATGGTCTTCAGCTGCGGGTCGGGCGTCACCGCCTGCATCCTGGCCCTCGGCGCCGAACTGGCCGGGTATCGCGAGCTGTCCGTGTACGACGGATCCTGGAGCGAATGGGGGCTGCCCTCGGATCTGCCCGTCGTAACCGACGAAGCGGAGAGCGGGGGCCCGCTGCCGTGA
- a CDS encoding bifunctional 2-polyprenyl-6-hydroxyphenol methylase/3-demethylubiquinol 3-O-methyltransferase UbiG has protein sequence MLDSSPNPCPLCGSTSADTLSHIYLSDVWRAYAEQWATSFSDDVIAQYGNGPVALRRCCRCALEWFDPALEGDSGFYSQLFTGLIRYEKWRWEFDRAARRIANGARVVEVGSGEGAFLRSVLPRCSSVEALEKNPHAADLLRTAGIKVSEDDVRADAQVRPGRADVVCAFQVLEHVADVRGFLSALAAIVVPGGEILLSVPNRERFRQGPEPNDCPPHHLSRWGPRQFSAVAEVLGMDLVLVEYQPPSLSQVRAARQRSVRTALRPVTGAWVAQLAGRATARARMPERLHARLAAEGRFPSQGEYGHTMFAVLRRRG, from the coding sequence GTGCTGGATTCTTCCCCGAATCCCTGCCCGCTCTGCGGTTCGACCTCTGCGGATACGCTTTCTCACATCTACCTCTCCGATGTATGGCGGGCATACGCGGAGCAGTGGGCCACGTCGTTTTCGGACGATGTCATCGCGCAGTACGGGAACGGACCGGTCGCTCTCCGCCGTTGCTGTCGTTGCGCGCTTGAATGGTTCGACCCCGCGCTTGAAGGCGATTCCGGCTTCTACTCCCAGCTCTTCACCGGCTTGATCAGGTACGAGAAGTGGCGATGGGAGTTCGATCGAGCCGCGCGAAGGATCGCGAACGGGGCGCGAGTGGTCGAAGTGGGCTCGGGCGAAGGAGCCTTCCTACGCTCCGTACTCCCACGGTGCAGTTCCGTCGAGGCGCTCGAGAAGAACCCTCACGCCGCGGACCTGCTGCGTACGGCCGGCATCAAGGTGAGTGAGGACGATGTCCGCGCCGACGCGCAGGTCCGTCCAGGCCGGGCGGACGTCGTCTGCGCTTTCCAGGTCCTCGAACATGTGGCGGACGTACGGGGCTTTCTCTCCGCGCTGGCGGCGATCGTGGTGCCGGGCGGTGAGATCCTCCTCTCCGTACCGAACCGTGAGCGGTTCCGCCAGGGTCCGGAACCGAACGACTGCCCACCGCACCACCTCTCCAGGTGGGGCCCCCGGCAGTTCAGCGCCGTGGCCGAGGTCCTCGGCATGGACCTTGTCCTGGTCGAGTACCAGCCGCCTTCCCTGTCCCAGGTCAGGGCAGCACGTCAACGATCCGTCCGGACAGCGCTGCGTCCCGTGACCGGTGCATGGGTGGCGCAGTTGGCGGGCCGCGCCACTGCCCGGGCGCGCATGCCGGAACGCCTCCATGCGCGCTTGGCCGCCGAAGGCCGCTTCCCTTCCCAGGGCGAGTACGGACACACCATGTTCGCGGTGCTCCGTCGTCGTGGGTGA
- a CDS encoding DUF4012 domain-containing protein gives MPWTIHKLSDSTVLSHINGLVRRNHRRTRPLMWAAAGLLLAGSGWVLVTGLYARSELLAARHDLETLRNTVTAPPSPVSTAGDTTDRGARTEAAARSAAAHAARAHRLTTGPAWYVAAHLPRLGGPLETFRGTAKAVDRLTGEVLPAVVRTVGNLTDDAGAGGGHLNLSELRRAAPALEQASRQVAAARTEAHRLPRRTWLPAVDRVRDQLLSRLDRMAPALEDAATGARLLPPMLGADGPRRYLLVFQNPAESRGTGGMPGAHAVLTADRGALELTHFGSDAEMVGARPEVDLGSEFAAMYGRGDSVNTWANSNMSPHFPYAARIWSATWLYQSGERVDGVLALDPAALARLLAASGPALTADGTVVTADNVVDLSERTNYVTHTDQVKRKAYLLDVARAAAGRLLTAAEDPQRRPSLLLGLYVLLGNGQVTAWSAHAKEQQELESHPVGGSLPRRPEPYAGLVVNNAAGTKLDYYLDRTLDWYPGRCTADGREVTVKAVFSNGAPSAGLPAYVTDRLDKPPYPTRQGDNRLLVSYFATGGAHLVKAALDGRPARLTPGVERGHPVYTFDVEVPAGSSRTLTLHLLEPPADHGPFVFHQRLPRPLRARVHPSPGGCPGA, from the coding sequence ATGCCGTGGACCATCCACAAACTCTCGGACAGCACCGTTCTGTCCCACATCAACGGCCTGGTGCGACGGAACCACCGTCGTACCAGGCCGTTGATGTGGGCGGCGGCCGGCCTTCTCCTCGCCGGTTCGGGCTGGGTTCTCGTAACGGGCCTGTACGCCCGTAGCGAGCTGCTCGCGGCCCGACACGACCTGGAAACGCTGCGGAACACGGTGACGGCGCCCCCCTCGCCGGTCTCGACGGCTGGGGACACCACGGACCGCGGGGCGCGCACCGAAGCAGCGGCCCGTTCCGCTGCGGCGCACGCGGCCCGGGCACATCGGCTCACCACCGGACCTGCGTGGTACGTGGCCGCGCATCTGCCCCGCCTCGGAGGCCCCCTCGAGACCTTCCGTGGTACGGCCAAGGCCGTCGACCGGCTGACCGGCGAGGTGCTGCCTGCCGTCGTACGCACCGTCGGCAACCTCACCGACGACGCAGGCGCCGGTGGCGGGCACCTGAACCTGTCCGAACTGCGCAGGGCCGCCCCGGCTCTGGAGCAGGCCTCACGCCAGGTGGCCGCAGCTCGCACGGAGGCCCACAGGTTGCCCCGCCGCACCTGGCTGCCCGCCGTGGACCGGGTCCGAGACCAACTCCTCAGCCGGCTGGACCGGATGGCGCCCGCTTTGGAGGACGCCGCCACCGGCGCCCGGCTCCTGCCGCCGATGCTGGGGGCGGACGGTCCGCGGCGTTACCTCCTGGTGTTCCAGAACCCCGCAGAGTCGCGTGGAACCGGTGGGATGCCCGGTGCCCATGCCGTACTGACGGCCGACCGGGGGGCGCTGGAGCTGACGCATTTCGGAAGCGACGCCGAGATGGTGGGCGCTCGCCCCGAGGTGGACCTCGGTTCCGAATTCGCCGCCATGTACGGACGTGGCGATTCGGTGAACACCTGGGCCAACTCCAACATGAGCCCGCACTTCCCCTACGCCGCGCGTATCTGGTCGGCCACCTGGCTCTACCAGAGCGGCGAGCGAGTCGACGGCGTACTCGCACTGGATCCGGCCGCGCTGGCCCGGCTGCTCGCAGCCTCCGGCCCGGCGCTCACAGCCGACGGAACGGTCGTCACCGCGGACAACGTGGTGGATCTCAGCGAGCGAACCAACTACGTGACGCACACGGACCAGGTCAAGCGCAAGGCCTATCTGCTGGACGTGGCCCGAGCCGCCGCCGGGCGGTTGCTGACCGCCGCCGAGGATCCCCAGCGGCGGCCCTCGCTGCTCCTCGGTCTGTACGTGTTGCTGGGCAACGGGCAGGTGACCGCCTGGAGCGCCCACGCGAAGGAGCAGCAGGAGCTGGAATCACACCCGGTGGGCGGCTCCTTGCCGCGGCGTCCGGAGCCCTATGCCGGGCTGGTGGTCAACAACGCCGCCGGCACCAAGCTCGACTACTACCTCGACCGCACCCTGGACTGGTACCCCGGCCGCTGCACCGCCGACGGCCGCGAGGTCACCGTCAAGGCGGTCTTCTCCAACGGTGCACCGTCCGCAGGACTTCCCGCCTATGTCACCGATCGTCTCGACAAGCCGCCCTATCCGACGCGTCAGGGGGACAATCGCCTGCTGGTCTCCTACTTCGCGACCGGCGGGGCCCATCTGGTCAAGGCTGCCCTCGACGGGCGGCCCGCCCGCCTGACACCGGGTGTCGAGCGCGGCCATCCCGTGTACACGTTCGACGTCGAAGTGCCCGCGGGCAGCAGCCGGACGTTGACGCTGCATCTGCTGGAGCCCCCGGCCGACCACGGACCTTTCGTCTTCCACCAGCGACTGCCGCGCCCGCTGCGGGCCAGGGTGCACCCGTCCCCGGGCGGCTGCCCCGGAGCCTGA